The genomic window ATGCCCTGGCCGCCTACGCCGTGATGGTGCTGCTGGCCTGCGGCAACTGGGAAATCTGGATTGCGCGCTACAACCTGCAGCCGCGCTTTGCCGAAATCGACTACGGCTTCCTGCTCGACATGCCCGACCGGGTGCTGCCCGAACTGGCTGCCCACCAGGCCTTGCTCTCGGGCCGCCGCCTGGTGCAGGAAAACGACTACAACACCTGGATTCCGCTGCCCGAAGCCGACGCCCGGCAGCAGCTGGCGGGCCGCATCCGGCAGTTTCGGGCCCAGCGCCACTGGCCCAGCTACACCTGGGCCGACTACCAAGCCTACCAGCAGCTGAGCGGCCGTGAATAGCTTTTGGAACTCTGCTACGGCCGCCGTTACCCGCAGCTGCCTGCACTCCGTGGCCCTAACGGTGGGTTGCGTGGTCGGCTGGCTAGCCTTGTACCAGCTGGGTTTGGCCCTGGGTATCGGGTCCAACCTGGGCGAAGTGCTGGCCCTGCTCAGCTTTTTGGCAACTCACCTGCTGATCTGGAAATACGGCGTGTTTCGGCAGTGGCGCCAGCTCAGCCCCCACCTTCCCCAAGCAGCCCAGTGGTTGTTTGTGCTCAGCCTGGCCTGGAATGTTGCTCTGGTGGGCTTTCAGCTGCTGAGTCTGCTGCTCATGGTGCTCGGCCTGGCCTTAGCCCTGGATACTTCCCCGCCCACGCCGGGCTATAACTAATTGAAAAGCTGGTCGATGTGCGCACTGACCCCGGCTAACATTCCTCACAACGCTTATGAATCCTCTTGCCCAATTCGGGCTTAGCCTGCTGCTGTTGCTGCTCTGCGTGGGTGGCGTGCTGGTGCTGGCCCTGGTACTGGCCTGGCAGGAGCGGGCCGCCGCCCCCGACGTGCGCCGCCAGCGCCTGCTCTGCCTGGTGCTGCCCGTGGCCAGCGCCGTGCTAGCCCTCATGCTCGGGGCCGTGTTTCTGCTCATGGCCATCTGGTCGCCCCAGGGGCCCGACATCCTGGCCAGTCTCTAACGATTTTTCGACGATGGAAAGTCAAGGCGCAAAGGCCGGTGGCCACCCCCGGCTGGGCGCGCTCAGTGGTATCCAAATCGGTTATGGTTCAACCTAGTAAAACAAGCTGCCCAATGTCCTCAACTAGTAATCCTAGCGAGCTAAAGAAAATGATGCTGGCTTCAACTGCACCCCTACAATGGCCTTCCGCGGGCCGCAGCCTCGGCATTCTGGTGGCCGTATCGGCCGTGCTCTGGCTTTGGCTGCAGCTGCCCGACTGGTACCGGGCCGGCCACTCCGCCACCGAAACCGGACAGTGGCTCACCGCGCTGGTGTATAACGACTGGACGGCCCTGGCCCTGATGCTGGCGGCTAATGCGCTGGTGGCCCGCTACGCCACCGGGCCCATGTGGCGACTGGGCCACAGCATCGAGCTGCAGGGTATGCGCGGGGCCTTCGTCTTCGTGCTGAGCTTATTGTTTCACCTGGTCGTGAGCGGCTGCGGACTGGCAGTGCTGGTGCTGGGCAGTGGCTGGCTCGAAACCGGGGCATGAGCGCGCTGCTTCGCTTGGTGCAGCTCGTTCTGCGCATTGCCCCGCAGCGGCTGTGGTGGGTGCTGGCCAGCTTGGTTTTTAGCTTGGCCAATCTGGTATTTAGCCGCGAAATCTGGCCGAATACACCCGTGGCAACTGTGGTCTTCACTATGTGGGCCATTGGCTGCGGCATACTGCTGCCCTGGCTGGCGGCGCGGGTGGCCTGGTTGGTTGCCGAGGAGGTGGAAAGCTTTTTCTGGAAAGCTCTGTGGCGCCTAGCGGCAATTGTTGGCTACGGAGGAGCAGCCCTGCTCTCCCTGGTGGGTATCATTGCGGTGCTGATAAAGCTTTGAGGAGCGGGGCGGAGGCTTCCCGCAAAAGCAGCAAATTTCTTTAGCTTACGGCTCCACCCGCCCATCTTACTCCGCTCTATGGCCCGTACTGCGCTACTCGTTCTTCTCTTGCTGGCCTTGGTTATTGAGCTGGTGCTCACCATCGGGGGCTTCGTGGCCCCCGATCTGCTGCTCACCAAATTCGGGGTCGGAGCCAATCCGGATACGCGTTTTATGGCCTTTGCCCTGGCCTGGCTGCTGCTGTTCGTGTCCCTGGTCGATGCCCTGGCTTTGTGGCAGGTGTGGCAACGGCAGCCGCACTACGCCACGCTGTGCTATCTGTTGGGAATCTGGTGGATAGGCATCGGCCTGGGCCTGTACCTGGGCTACGGCCGCCTCGACAATCTGCTGCTGGACACGGGCAAAGGGCTGCTCATCGTGCTGGCTACTTGGCGTAGCCGCCGGGCCGCGGAGCTGAACCTTAGGGCCCAACCAGGGCAAATAGCTGCCGAGTAATGGCGCTGCCCGCTTATCGGGCCGCCGCTAACTGGTATATTTGCACTTCAGTTGCCGGGAGCTCAGGCTCCTCCTGACTATATCTGTCCCGAATGTCCGCTTCCGAACAACCGAAACCCACCCCGACTACTGCCCCCAAGCGCCGTTGGCCCAACCGTATTGCGCGGGCTGCCTGGGCTATTTTCGTGGTGTCGGTCGGCGTTTTTCTGCTGTACCCCATCCTGGTAAAAAGCAACTTCTTGTTTTTGTTCGGCAAGTCGCCGAGTCTGGAAGAAATGGAAAGCCCCAAAGTAGAGCAGGCCTCCGAGCTGTATACTGCCGACGGCGTACTGCTGGGCAAATACTTTCGGGAAAACCGCTCCCCGGTGCCGTTCAACCAGATTTCGCCGGTGCTGGTCAAGGCCCTTGTCGCCACCGAAGACATCCGCTTCTACGAGCATTCCGGCATTGACCTCACGGCTCTGGCCCGGGCCGTGGCCGGCGGGGGCCGCAACGGCGGCGGCTCGACCATCACCCAGCAGCTGGCCAAAAACCTCTACAAAACCCGCCGTGGCGAGCGGGGCCTGCTTGGTCACATCCCGTTGGTCAGCACCCTGATCAGCAAAACCAAGGAGTGGCTCACGGCCGTGGAGCTGGAAAAGCGCTATACCAAGGAGGAAATTCTGCGGATGTACCTCAACACCGTGGAGTACGGTTCCCAGGCCTTCGGCATCAAAGTCGCGGCCAAAACCTTTTTTAATACTTCTCCCGACAGCCTTAAGCCCGAACAGGCCGCTATGCTGGTGGGCATGCTCAATAACCCCACGGCCTTCAACCCGCGCTTCCACCCCGAAACCGCCCTCAAGCGCCGCAACCTGGTGCTGGAGCGGATGGGCCAGGCTGGCGTGCTGACGGCCAAAGCCACCGACTCGCTCCAGCAGCAGCCCATTGCCCTGCAGTACCGCGTCGAGAAGCACATCGACGGGCCCGATACCTATTTCCGCGGGGCCGTCAGCCAGTTCGTGAACAAGTGGTGCGAGGCCAACGGCTACGATATGTACCGCGACGGCCTGAAAATCTACACCACCATCGACTCGCGGATGCAGGCCCACGCCGAGGATGCCGTGCAGGACCGCATGAAAAAGCTGCAGCAGCAGTTCGACCGGTTCTGGCGCAACCGCGGCGGCAACCCCTGGGTCGATGACGAGGGCAAGGAAATTCCCGGCTTTATCGAAACCCAGATCAAGCGCACCGAGCTCTATAAGGAGCTGGCCGCCCGCTACAAGGGCCAGCCCGCCCGCCTCGACTCGGCCCTGCACGCCAAGCGGCCCATGAAGGTCTTCACCTGGAAGGGCGACGGCGACACGACGCTGGTACTTTCGCCCCTCGATTCGCTGGCCTACTACAAGCACTTTCTGCACGCGGGCATGATGACGATGGACCCCTTCACGGGCCACGTTAAGGCCTGGGTGGGCGGCATCAACTACCGCTTCTTCAAGTATGACCACGTGAAGCAGGGCCGCCGTCAGGCCGGCTCCACCTTCAAGCCCTTCGTCTACCTCACCGCCCTCGACAACGGCTACACGCCCTGCGACCGAATCCGGGACCAGCGCGTGACCATCAAATACGTCGAAAACGGCAAGGAT from Hymenobacter chitinivorans DSM 11115 includes these protein-coding regions:
- a CDS encoding transglycosylase domain-containing protein; this encodes MSASEQPKPTPTTAPKRRWPNRIARAAWAIFVVSVGVFLLYPILVKSNFLFLFGKSPSLEEMESPKVEQASELYTADGVLLGKYFRENRSPVPFNQISPVLVKALVATEDIRFYEHSGIDLTALARAVAGGGRNGGGSTITQQLAKNLYKTRRGERGLLGHIPLVSTLISKTKEWLTAVELEKRYTKEEILRMYLNTVEYGSQAFGIKVAAKTFFNTSPDSLKPEQAAMLVGMLNNPTAFNPRFHPETALKRRNLVLERMGQAGVLTAKATDSLQQQPIALQYRVEKHIDGPDTYFRGAVSQFVNKWCEANGYDMYRDGLKIYTTIDSRMQAHAEDAVQDRMKKLQQQFDRFWRNRGGNPWVDDEGKEIPGFIETQIKRTELYKELAARYKGQPARLDSALHAKRPMKVFTWKGDGDTTLVLSPLDSLAYYKHFLHAGMMTMDPFTGHVKAWVGGINYRFFKYDHVKQGRRQAGSTFKPFVYLTALDNGYTPCDRIRDQRVTIKYVENGKDMEWQPDNVTREYTGINMTLRHAMARSVNSVTAQLTEKVGWENVAKYAHKVGIQSPLLPVPSIGLGSGGDVNVYEMVDAYSTFVNNGFQSEPQFITRIEDRNGNVIKQFDPKQKRAIPSETAWLMLYMLRGGMDEPGGTSQALWEYDLWKKDNQIGGKTGTTSNYSDGWYMGVTKDLVTGVWVGGEDRSIHFYGSQQGEGGRMALPIFGTYMEKLYKDKDLDITMGPFPRPASKITKKYICVSESEPRRRREEAVDTIATDNLLEQLNTQGVAVPDSIKL